CGCCGAGGACGCAGGGCGGGGCCGTGGAGGGATCGGAGGGATCGGTCGGGAGGAGAGCGGGCGGGATGGATGAGTAGTGGGAGAAGGTGGCGCCGGAGATGAGGGTATCGCGGTGGGAGGAGACTGAAGGAGGGACGAAAGTGCCGGAGGAGGGCATCGTGGACGAGGCGGGGGCGGTGGAATCGGGGACGGGGGtgtcttcttccatggcTGCGGTTGGTGGTTCGATGAGGCGGGTTTATATGGAGGGAGATGATTGATGTatggtgttgaagagcttctcAACGATGGGGAGCAATTGGTTGTAGATATCGAATTATAATATGAAAAGTAATCCCCAGCGTATATcagaggatgatgacggtgTTATTGCAACCGCCAATGCCTTATACGAGATGCTGTTCTGGTATAATTGGCATCAAGAGTGTGTTGTAGATGGACGATTGATAAAAAAGATCCATCCTTATCCAGCCCCTCGACGCGTCTTTCACTTTGACGCGTTGCTAGCGCTAGTTGCTCCATCCTTACAGCGCATAGCTCAGTAAAGCTCGCCGCTGGAGCTCAGCAACACGTGCTGGGAGCTGTCCGAAAAACGGGCCCGGCTAGCGCTCTTTGCAGCACTCATGAGCTGTTCCATCACTGCCAACCCCCGCCTAAAATGCTAAAATGCCATTACTGGTCTCATACTGGTCCGTCTCTTCTGCGCGCAGCTCTTCAATTCAACACGTCAACATCCACTAAAATCGCGTCGCCCAAATCTCGACTCGGGCCAGCGCAAACTCGAAGCTCGGCGTCGCCTGCGGATTGAGGCAGCGGAAACcgaatattttttttttttggacCAAGCGGCCGCTgggaggtttttttttttgtttcttcgtCCGTGGATTTTTCGCACCCTTGACCGAATCCCGACcggcctctttttttttttacccaTCATGCCTCGAGGCGGAGGGCGGAGAGGCGACTCTTCAGCTGAGCCGGAAGCTCTCCATGAGCTCGGAGTTCGAGGCCGGTACGTTTTGGCGCTTGGACGAGAGACGAATCTTGTAGGGCCTGTGACGGCGGCAGCGCTGATGTGGTGCAAATAGGAAAACCGGCGCTTTCTTGAAAGACACGGGCGAGCGCGATGAGCATGGCATGCAGCCTCTGGATGCCATTTTCTCGTCGCCCGCAGTCACTCGCGGGGACGAATCCGGAAGCGAGGACATGGAGATATCATCAAGTGAGCTTTGTCGCATTGTTGGTTCGCTGGGTTTCATGGGCGAATGACAATTCTCAATTCCAAGAAAAGCATGGCTGACACCCTCTTTTGCGAAATCTAGGTGCTGGACCAGGGCCAAGAACAGTCCTCAAGAACCGGCGCAGCATCGAGTACTTTGTCCCCCATCCTTGAGCTCGAAACGAACCCAAACTTACCTGTAACAGAATTGCAAACGAACGATCATCCTCTCCCACGCGCAATCCTAGCGCCGAAAAGGCAGCCCGAAGGCTTAACTTTGCCAGCAAGGCCGGAAACAAAGCAGCGAAGACGAATGGGAAACAAAAGGCGACGGCGCTGAATGGATTTTCACGGCACGGAGACGATTCGGAATCGGAGGAGCTGGACGATGTCATGGGCGCGACCGGAAACAGGGCGACGATTGATGCTGAGGAATCTATACTGATGGTCGATTCGATACCAAACGATTCACCGAGGCCCACCAAAAAAGCTGCACAGAGACAATATGGCGATTCATCGCCGCAGAAGAAGCGCGGAAAGCAGACCAAGGCGCCAGCGCAGGCAAAGCCTAAAGCAGCTCCTCGAGCTCCCGTAAGAGAGCCTTCAGAAGAGCTAGATGCTGAAGAACCAGAAGAGGAgcccgaagaagaagagttggggcaggaggaagaggaagaagaggaggaggagttgCCGAGTGTCAAGCAAAAGGGGCGGTCAAACAAGGAATCGAAACGCCGCGTGGAagcaccatcatcatcccagACATCGAAGAAGCGAGGACCGCCGCGAAAGTCTCTCCGTGAAGATACgccagaagaagcacaagagCAGTCAGAGGAAGAGCCgcaggaggaggatgaagatgaagaggagcttgTGCCccggaagaagcagaaaactACCGGACCCTCAAAAGCCCAGCCGAAAGCAAAGCCTTCGAATAAGGGGAAAGCTCCTGCTCGCGGTGGAATTGTTGTACCGGTAGCAGCgagcaaggcaaaggccaaACCCAAGACCAAAGCTGAATCCCAACCCAAGACTAAGGGCCGGCCTGGGAGGAAGCCCAGGGACGCGGATGCCGAGGATGGGGATGTGGGAGAGACGTCGTTTGCGGCTCTGCAGCGTGGTCCACCTATGCCAAAATCTCGTGGTTTGGTATCCATGCGCAAGGACTTGGACAGCATAACGCAGACGAGGTCCGGGCGACATTCTTACCGGCCTATCCAGTATTGGAGAGGCGAGCAGGTGGTCcgggaggatgaggagcaaGCTGATATGTTTGCAAAGGATCGATTCGTCATGCCAAGCATCAAGGAAGTTGTGCGTGTGCCTGAGGAGGAGGTGTCCAGCAGAGTGGCTCCATCACGAGGCAAAGGGCGGCCCAAACCGAAGAAGGccgtggtggaagaagactaTGAGGCATGGGAGATCAACCCAGGCACTGTCGAGGGCGAAATCGTGATATGGGAGACGGAGCATGAAGAACACCCTCCAGCAGACGACGAGCCCGTCCAGGTAACGGACGAGCGCATCGCCCTATCGGCCAAGGCGGTGCAGACATCGGAGATTCGCGATGCGACGTTCCGGTTCGCAAAGACGCTGACGATGCCGTTTATGGGTGCCGGTGTGGTTGATCTGCCTCCTGGTGGCGAGAAACGGCCCAAGAATTCACGGAAGATGCACATGGTCTTTTTCGTGCACACGGGAAAAGTCATGGTGACGATCAACGAGGCACAGTTTCGCATATCCGCGGGCGGTATGTGGTTTGTGCCGAGAGGTAAGCATTTTCAATCCTTTTCATAGTCAAAAGGCATGTTCTAATATTGATGTAAACAGGCAACTATTACAGCATCACAAACGACTACGACAATCCCAGTcgagtcttcttctgccaggcCTGCGAGATATCACCCACGCAATATGAAGCTTCGCAGATGAGCATCGCAGCATAATgagataaaaagaaaagagaaagacatAAGCGAGTTGAATTACCGAtttcatggccatgacgatTCCACCATCCACCCACCTACCCTCCCTCTTCAATACGACTTGACCAcccccctcttttttccatcGACAGCGTATTTCTCCCATTCATTTTTTCTCGTTGGCGCAGCAAGCTTTTTCTTGTCGtacttttctctcttctttcattcGATTATAACGaagcacacacacaaaaaggGAGGTGGggaggaaagagaaatgTCAAATGTTCATTTTGTTCATCTTCAGAAGGCGCAAGGGCGGGCTGATTGTTCGGATGGGTTTGGTAGGGAGGGGAGTATTTGTGgattttttcttgtttcttgttcttgtttttctttaatCTGGTTTACAAAGCTTTCGAGGCGTGAAATGAGATGCATTCTATTTTCTGTCTCTCCATTTGTTTGTATGGAATTCATTGATGTTTGTATTACGTGACTTGTCGTTGTTATGAGATACGGTATGTTCACCTATATCTGTATGCGTAGTATTGATTGATGCTTATGAGGCGGAGGAAAGGGAAATCAGAATGCCAATTATGGGCTTTAAGATCACGAGTAGCCAATGCAACAAGCTCATTAACTGTGGTGAAAGCAGAATTGATGGCTTATTTCCTATTCATACAATCCATCCATACATACATAAGACACGCTCATaacatctctctcatcataCATGTATGATACAACCAGACAACTAGACTACATCCCACATCAAAACTCCTCATTCataatcttcttcaagccgcccatctccctctccaGCTGCGCAATCTTCCTCTGCCCAGCATCCAGCTTACCCAGCAGATACATGACTCTACCCGCCGACTCCCCAGTATGCCGCGGCAGGCCacccagcagctgcagctccttcTCCACCGTATCAATGTTCTTTGCTTCGACTTTGGCCATTTCGGTGAGAACCGCCAGGTCCATCTTTGCGCGAAGCACGCGGTCCTTGACGAGGACGCTGAACGCTGCCTGGTGGAGGGGCTTGCCGGCTATAATCGTCTGAGGTCGTCCCTGGTGCGTCGTGACGGTGATGAGCTCTGCACCGGCGAGGCTCTCAATGGCGGCCTCTCCATTTGCTGCGTAGGATGAGAGGGATGAGGCGAAGGTAGGCGAGAGAAGAACCTGGTGATAGCGCAGAGTTGGATTCTCAGAGAGAGCCTTGATCAAGTGCCATGCCTGCTCGGTAGACCATCTCCTGTCCGCGTCAGCTGTCCTTCCGAGAAGATACATTTTAACAATATCAGTGGCATCCTCGGTgacaatctcttcaacagcctcctGAGGCGTTTGTCCCGCCCTGAGTCGGCGGGCCAGGAACTCGAGATCTGTCAAGCGGCCTCCCAGGACCTTGATGCCAGCGTCCAATCCCGCCAAGCTAGGTCGCTGAGACGgtttcttgttctcctcgcctagctcttcctcctcttgtgCCTCACGCTtcaaatcttcttccacacgCGTGATGACAAAGTTCTTTGCCACGTCAGCATCTAGGTCACCTAGGGATAGAGTGCGGAAGACTCTGTCTGGCATGGCTTTGGTAAGGGACTTTGAGTAGGCAGAGTCGCTGGTGAGGAACACTACGTGAGCAATGTTGTTCTGGACAACTGTTGCTGCCCACTCTGCAATCATATCGTACACAATGCTAGAGTCTTCATTCTTGTGAAGGAAGTTGTCAACGACAATGATTGGGCGCTGCTCTGGGTGAGCCTCCAAGTAGGCATCCTCGGAAATATTGGCATCCTTGTCTGTTTTGTGTCGTTCCGAAAGGGCGACATGCTTGAGAGCGGTGGCGGTGGTATGCAAGATCTTGTTCAACTGCGATTCCAGCGTCTCCGAGAATCCAGATTTGACGCCTGTCGTGCCCTGAACTGCGAGATCAAtcatgctgctgatgctgtttgCCCATGAGAACACAGGCCGATATCCAACTGCCGTGGCTAGCTTCTTGATGGTGCCAGCTTCGCCATTGGCTTCCGTAATCGGTTTACAATCAATGAGAACGACATTTTTGCGCCCGCTCAGAGTTTGGCTCATAACCATCTCGGCTTTCCCAGAGCCTCTTGGGCCAGTGACGACAATAAAGGTATCTGAGCTGCCATCAAGCCAGCTCTGTAGCTGTTCGATGAGATCCTTGCGATGCTTCCATATCGTACCAAGACCTTCGATATGCGCTTCATTCTTGTGGAAAGAGAAGCTTCCGGCCTGTGACTTGAACCACTTGTAAATTCTCCAGTCCGTGTAGCGAAGAGAGTGCTGCACGTGCACTTTGATGAAAAACATTCGAATAGGGTCAAAGATCATGACGGAGACACCGGCGATGAGCGCGGCCACGATAGGAATGACAATTCGGGGGTGAGTCGTGAGCCAATTCCATATGCTGTGGGCCTTTTCTCGTTTCACGTAGGATAATCGCAGTTTGGTTCCATTcttgcctcctccttgagcttcgCTGAGAACGAAACCGTGCAGGCAGTTCCGCGCCATGATGGTATCGCGCAGGGTAGGAAAGCCAATCTGAGCATACCGCGGCGTAATCTTTGAATCAGCCGGCTGAGGAATGATGTCCGCAATCTTTCCGTAACGGCGGAACAGGCTGTAAAGAACCTCCTCGGGGAGCTCCTCGGGAGCAGCGCCAGGTTCGGGAGGGACAAATTCCACCATGAGCAGAGGCGATGGATATCGATGCAGATCCTCAAGCCAGGGAACTCCTCGAACGAGACGGGCTCGAATTCGACGGAAGGGATTGAACCACGGCTTAATTGGCTCTTCTCTTAGCTTTTTCAACAGCTTGGCTAGCCAACAGTCAGTAAGTCAAGGTAGAGATATTTATGGCGTTTCAGTTACCTTCAATCTCTGTAACATTCAGACTAGCATCATACTCAAACTTGACAAACGCTCCGCCATCTTTGAGCCGTGGTAAAATCTCCGTTACTTTGATGGGCAAGTTTTCTGGTATCGCTCTCTTCACCAATTGAATTGGATCCATGATACCCAAAGAGGAGCTATTGAAGCGCTTCATGAGGTCCGTCAGCTGCTGATCTGTTTCTGCCTGGCGACTCAACAGCGGAGTGAGCTTAAGAGGGAACAAATCTGTTTAAAAGAGGTCAAGTCAATAGGGTATCAGTCACAAGAGTCAATGAGCATTTCCTTACTGTCGAAAAAGAGAATCGACTCGTTGGATTTGACATCGAATCGCCCACTCTCTTGCTCCTCAGATGGAGACGAatcctgcttcttctcagcagcatcacccTCACTCAAAGGCATCGCCGTTGTCGTCTCCCAAATCCTCTGCCCAGCTCGCCATCTCATCAGCCCATAATCAGTCCGTCTTGTCGCAACATGAGCCGCCGCAGGCCATGATCGTAGCGCCCGCGCGCTGCTGGATCgcgccgccagcaaggcaaggctTCGCGAGGGAATCATGACAGCTCTTTGCCACAGAAACTGCACATTTCGCTATTCGCAAGAGTTGATGTGAAGAGAGAAACCAAAACGTTCTGTTTATTGAGCTCTCATATAGTGCAGTATAGCATGACGAGCTAGTTGTAGGGCCAATGAGGTCATAGGAATCCATCGCAACCCAGCTGCTTGCCAGACTAGGAAAAGCCAAGACTTCGGGAAAGCTGTTTTCCCGGCCGAAAATGCGATTGTCGATTGACCTTGATGACCTGGAAAAAAGATGCTTCAACTTGACggccaagaaagaaaagaacggCGGGCAGGCTAATTCTGTTACTCAACCAACTCCAACTAAATTCAAT
The sequence above is drawn from the Trichoderma breve strain T069 chromosome 5, whole genome shotgun sequence genome and encodes:
- a CDS encoding mif2/CENP-C like domain-containing protein; the protein is MPRGGGRRGDSSAEPEALHELGVRGRKTGAFLKDTGERDEHGMQPLDAIFSSPAVTRGDESGSEDMEISSSAGPGPRTVLKNRRSIEIANERSSSPTRNPSAEKAARRLNFASKAGNKAAKTNGKQKATALNGFSRHGDDSESEELDDVMGATGNRATIDAEESILMVDSIPNDSPRPTKKAAQRQYGDSSPQKKRGKQTKAPAQAKPKAAPRAPVREPSEELDAEEPEEEPEEEELGQEEEEEEEEELPSVKQKGRSNKESKRRVEAPSSSQTSKKRGPPRKSLREDTPEEAQEQSEEEPQEEDEDEEELVPRKKQKTTGPSKAQPKAKPSNKGKAPARGGIVVPTKGRPGRKPRDADAEDGDVGETSFAALQRGPPMPKSRGLVSMRKDLDSITQTRSGRHSYRPIQYWRGEQVVREDEEQADMFAKDRFVMPSIKEVVRVPEEEVSSRVAPSRGKGRPKPKKAVVEEDYEAWEINPGTVEGEIVIWETEHEEHPPADDEPVQVTDERIALSAKAVQTSEIRDATFRFAKTLTMPFMGAGVVDLPPGGEKRPKNSRKMHMVFFVHTGKVMVTINEAQFRISAGGMWFVPRGNYYSITNDYDNPSRVFFCQACEISPTQYEASQMSIAA
- a CDS encoding RNA12 protein domain-containing protein; translation: MIPSRSLALLAARSSSARALRSWPAAAHVATRRTDYGLMRWRAGQRIWETTTAMPLSEGDAAEKKQDSSPSEEQESGRFDVKSNESILFFDNLFPLKLTPLLSRQAETDQQLTDLMKRFNSSSLGIMDPIQLVKRAIPENLPIKVTEILPRLKDGGAFVKFEYDASLNVTEIEAKLLKKLREEPIKPWFNPFRRIRARLVRGVPWLEDLHRYPSPLLMVEFVPPEPGAAPEELPEEVLYSLFRRYGKIADIIPQPADSKITPRYAQIGFPTLRDTIMARNCLHGFVLSEAQGGGKNGTKLRLSYVKREKAHSIWNWLTTHPRIVIPIVAALIAGVSVMIFDPIRMFFIKVHVQHSLRYTDWRIYKWFKSQAGSFSFHKNEAHIEGLGTIWKHRKDLIEQLQSWLDGSSDTFIVVTGPRGSGKAEMVMSQTLSGRKNVVLIDCKPITEANGEAGTIKKLATAVGYRPVFSWANSISSMIDLAVQGTTGVKSGFSETLESQLNKILHTTATALKHVALSERHKTDKDANISEDAYLEAHPEQRPIIVVDNFLHKNEDSSIVYDMIAEWAATVVQNNIAHVVFLTSDSAYSKSLTKAMPDRVFRTLSLGDLDADVAKNFVITRVEEDLKREAQEEEELGEENKKPSQRPSLAGLDAGIKVLGGRLTDLEFLARRLRAGQTPQEAVEEIVTEDATDIVKMYLLGRTADADRRWSTEQAWHLIKALSENPTLRYHQVLLSPTFASSLSSYAANGEAAIESLAGAELITVTTHQGRPQTIIAGKPLHQAAFSVLVKDRVLRAKMDLAVLTEMAKVEAKNIDTVEKELQLLGGLPRHTGESAGRVMYLLGKLDAGQRKIAQLEREMGGLKKIMNEEF